One region of Quercus lobata isolate SW786 chromosome 2, ValleyOak3.0 Primary Assembly, whole genome shotgun sequence genomic DNA includes:
- the LOC115974969 gene encoding probable L-type lectin-domain containing receptor kinase S.5, translating into MLLLLFFSTFLIQPSLSSVMDPITFSFPTFNPESCSNGELICMGSATAVDGYLSITPEPQPGNFTQLKTKVGRVLYSHPMLAWPANISTIFTVRISPFQNSTDSGDGMAFIIAPNLDPSPPDSHGFFLGILDRSTEGIVRQLAVELDTFKNEYDLDGNHIGIDTTSMINPIAAKSLNDTGIELKSGRDIKVKIDYDGWKNMLQISVGYSGKPLVTILEQSIVMSDTVPSSVFVGFTASTGLVSESHKVIDWVFTSVPLPLSSIHNGHEKDHKIKKTVLVSVTTCFMVLLVIVTCMFLPSVLRKLRKKNQRDLDIETQSRIAANVPKKFTYKQLSKATRNFSKENLLGKGGFGSVYRGIISVPPKVLAVKKISATSKQGEREYMAEICTIGRMRHKNIVQLQGWCHEGENLLLVYEFMSNGSLDRFIGKEFLDWETRYKILTGLASALLYLHEECGNPVVHRDIKPNNVMLDSDFNAHLGDFGLARILQNDASVTTMLAGTPGYLAPEMGFIGKATPESDVYSFGMVVLEVVCGKRSKDIMDEHGLVDYVWNLYGENGLLECVDQMLQGKFDEEQVKRTLIVGLACLHPDSMFRPKMRKVVNILMDPNEPLMNLPGNRPSGVYVVFPSNSSTSPTTTDGSLLLQSSMASLMSSNEPIMNSPGNRPSGAFVFFSSNSSTSTTATDGSSLLQSSMASLMNPNKPLINFPGNQPSGEHVSFSSTSSSSTTTTDINFGSKSGSALLQSSMPSLDEIEVQCD; encoded by the exons atgcttttgcttttgttctTCTCTACCTTTCTTATTCAACCTTCTTTGAGCTCCGTGATGGACCCTATCACCTTCTCTTTCCCCACATTCAATCCTGAAAGTTGCAGCAATGGAGAGCTTATTTGCATGGGTTCAGCGACTGCAGTCGATGGATATTTGAGCATTACACCGGAGCCACAACCCGGCAATTTCACTCAGCTAAAAACCAAGGTTGGCCGGGTTCTGTATTCCCACCCTATGCTTGCATGGCCAGCCAATATCTCAACCATCTTCACTGTTAGaatttctcccttccagaattCAACTGATTCAGGAGATGGAATGGCGTTTATTATTGCGCCAAATCTTGATCCGTCGCCACCAGATAGCCATGGCTTCTTTCTCGGAATCCTTGATCGGTCAACCGAAg GTATTGTTCGGCAATTAGCTGTGGAGCTTGACACCTTCAAGAATGAATATGATTTAGACGGAAACCATATTGGCATTGACACAACAAGCATGATAAATCCGATTGCAGCAAAGAGTCTTAACGACACTGGCATTGAGCTCAAAAGTGGAAGAGATATCAAGGTCAAAATTGACTACGATGGTTGGAAAAACATGCTTCAAATTTCAGTTGGATATTCTGGGAAACCATTAGTGACCATTCTCGAACAATCAATAGTCATGTCTGACACAGTTCCAAGCTCCGTTTTCGTGGGCTTTACGGCTTCTACGGGGCTTGTCTCAGAAAGCCATAAGGTCATTGATTGGGTTTTCACATCAGTGCCGTTGCCACTCTCTTCCATCCACAATGGGCATGAAAAGGACCACAAAATCAAGAAGACCGTATTGGTTAGTGTTACAACATGTTTCATGGTTTTGTTGGTTATAGTGACTTGCATGTTTCTTCCATCTGTTTTAAGAAAGTTAAGGAAGAAAAATCAGAGAGATCTAGATATAGAAACTCAATCTAGGATTGCAGCAAATGTCCCTAAGAAGTTTACGTACAAGCAGCTTTCAAAAGCTACTCGCAACTTCAGCAAGGAAAACTTGTTGGGTAAGGGTGGATTTGGAAGTGTTTACAGAGGTATTATCTCGGTTCCTCCAAAAGTCCTAGCTGTCAAGAAGATTTCGGCAACCTCAAAACAAG GTGAAAGAGAGTATATGGCAGAAATATGCACCATAGGACGCATGCGGCACAAAAATATTGTGCAACTACAAGGTTGGTGCCATGAGGGAGAGAATCTACTCCTAGTGTATGAATTTATGTCAAATGGTAGCCTAGACCGTTTCATAGGAAAGGAGTTTCTTGACTGGGAAACTAGGTACAAAATATTGACAGGGTTGGCCTCGGCATTACTGTACCTGCACGAAGAATGTGGTAACCCTGTGGTTCATCGAGACATTAAGCCCAACAATGTAATGTTAGACTCTGATTTCAATGCTCATCTTGGTGATTTCGGTCTTGCAAGAATTCTCCAAAATGATGCCTCTGTTACAACTATGCTAGCAGGGACTCCAGGATATTTGGCACCAGAAATGGGCTTCATAGGAAAGGCTACCCCTGAATCTGATGTGTATAGCTTTGGCATGGTAGTACTTGAAGTTGTGTGTGGGAAAAGATCAAAGGATATCATGGATGAACATGGTCTAGTAGACTATGTATGGAATTTATACGGGGAAAATGGATTGCTCGAGTGTGTGGACCAAATGCTCCAAGGCAAATTTGACGAGGAGCAAGTGAAGAGGACATTGATTGTAGGGCTTGCATGTTTGCACCCAGATTCAATGTTTCGGCCCAAGATGAGAAAAGTGGTGAATATTCTTATGGACCCAAACGAGCCCCTAATGAATTTGCCAGGAAATCGACCTAGTGGAGTATATGTAGTTTTCCCTTCTAATTCTTCTACTTCCCCAACAACCACTGATGGCTCTTTATTGCTTCAATCATCTATGGCATCGCTTATGAGCTCAAATGAGCCCATAATGAATTCGCCAGGAAATCGACCTAGTGGAGcatttgtatttttctcttctaaTTCTTCTACTTCCACAACAGCCACTGATGGCTCTTCATTGCTTCAATCATCTATGGCATCACTTATGAACCCAAACAAGCCCTTAATAAATTTTCCAGGAAATCAACCTAGTGGAGAACATGTATCGTtctcttctacttcttcttcttccacaaCAACCACGGATATCAATTTTGGCTCAAAAAGTGGCTCTGCATTGCTTCAATCATCTATGCCATCGCTAGATGAGATTGAGGTCCAATGTGACTAG